Genomic segment of Candidatus Methanoperedens sp.:
ATTCCACAGGTTGACGGTGAGATAACAGTGAAAATAAAAGTGAATTATGATTTTTCCCAGCAGGAGGTTGTTGGCGAAACGGATGTTTTTGAAATTGCAGATGGAGCTAAACTTGGAGAACTGTTGCGGATAATCGACGCCAGGATTGTGGAAGCCGGAAAAAATAAGGGTATAGAGACCACTTATAAAACCACGTTGGCTGGCGGTCAGTTGAATGGATGTGTGGTTTTTATTAATGGTTCAGCACCGGAAAATATGCTGGAACAATTGCTGCATGACCGTGATAACATTGAATTTGTTTATGGATTTTGTGGAGGATAACAATGAGCGGATTGATCGATTTTATATACAGGAATTATATTGATGGGATAATCAACGATACAAGTTATAATCATTTTGACATGATCACATATATCATTATTCTTTTCGTGGGCGTATATGCTGCACTAAAATTATTGAATAAATTGAAAATTAAAGTTGATGAGGAGTTTGTCATTGCTACAATTCCCTATATTTTCATGGGTTCAGTATTTCGGGTAATCGAGGATGCAAATTTACTAAAGCCGCCCGTCAAATATTTTTTTATCACGCCGCTTATTTACTTCGTAATCTTTGCAATATGTTTTGGGTCTCTTCTCCTCACAAGATACCTTGAAAAGCTCAAGAAAATAAGAAATTATATTCGTGTATACGCAATTGCCGGGGTCACATTATCGTTAGTGGGAGTTGCTATCCTCGTTTATTATAGTTCTTTTAATTGGAATCTCGCTATTCTTGTATATAGTCTTGTGCCAGCTATAGGATTGACCGAATTGGTCAGAAGAATATCTCCGGCGATCGGTATGACTTATCTTCGAAGCAGGATGTATTCATTTGCAATATTTTCATTTCTGCTCGATTCGCTCACTACATATATTGGCGTAGATCTGCTGGGCTACACTAACAAACATCCTTTTAGTTCCTTCCTCACTTCCTTTTTTGGAACTGGAGCCATACTGGTTCCTCTGTCCCTGATTTTGGTACTTGTGATTGTCTTGTTGCTTGAAAAGGATTCCAAGGAAGATAAAAAACAGGATGAAAAGTATATGATGACATTGACCTTGATAGTTCTTGGTTTCTCCATGGGTGCAAGGAATTTGCTGGCAATGG
This window contains:
- a CDS encoding DUF63 family protein, with translation MSGLIDFIYRNYIDGIINDTSYNHFDMITYIIILFVGVYAALKLLNKLKIKVDEEFVIATIPYIFMGSVFRVIEDANLLKPPVKYFFITPLIYFVIFAICFGSLLLTRYLEKLKKIRNYIRVYAIAGVTLSLVGVAILVYYSSFNWNLAILVYSLVPAIGLTELVRRISPAIGMTYLRSRMYSFAIFSFLLDSLTTYIGVDLLGYTNKHPFSSFLTSFFGTGAILVPLSLILVLVIVLLLEKDSKEDKKQDEKYMMTLTLIVLGFSMGARNLLAMVFRV